The following are encoded in a window of Stigmatopora nigra isolate UIUO_SnigA chromosome 23, RoL_Snig_1.1, whole genome shotgun sequence genomic DNA:
- the il15ra gene encoding interleukin-15 receptor subunit alpha, which produces MTFGSFSLDVCLVLACVMSTVRCSDIGQSGCPCSRIPEWDLTERPPDDCHELNRTFRYTCIKGYVRTAGTSNLIKCTPGSSNWSRPTLICKPDPRGSVSNSAGECHLAPSMAAN; this is translated from the exons ATGACTTTTGGTTCATTTTCGCTTGACGTTTGTCTCGTCCTGGCGTGCGTCATGAGTACGGTTCGCTGCTCCGACATCG GCCAAAGCGGATGTCCTTGCTCGAGAATCCCCGAGTGGGATCTGACCGAGCGACCGCCAGACGACTGCCACGAGCTCAACAGGACTTTCCGCTACACCTGCATCAAAGGTTACGTGAGGACAGCGGGCACGTCCAACCTTATCAAATGCACGCCAGGATCTTCCAATTGGAGCAGACCCACTCTTATATGTAAAC caGATCCCAGAGGCTCCGTTTCAAACAGTGCAGGTGAGTGTcatctagcac